The following proteins come from a genomic window of Mercenaria mercenaria strain notata unplaced genomic scaffold, MADL_Memer_1 contig_882, whole genome shotgun sequence:
- the LOC128554931 gene encoding uncharacterized protein LOC128554931 has product MSAITILQAEVGAKISGDTNSKSFNLLYSASQNIDVEEFHVKCDSKGPTVTLLHGKYNTLFGGYPSKNWTSTERQTKEDANAFLFYKDKTQWAKCEFLPVKKCKKHKAITCDALFCPTFGGVSKKKYDLQVLIKDKNAQSKHSSERDVEKSDKTLKKQITDIRGIKERSGLDREFDHLLNGELPEGYK; this is encoded by the exons ATGAGTGCTATAACAATTCTACAGGCGGAAGTCGGAGCAAAAATAAGTGGCGATACAAATAGCAAATCTTTCAACTTGCTATACAGCGCATCCCAAAATATAGATGTTGAGGAATTTCATGTTAAATGTGATTCGAAAGGTCCAACTGTGACACTTTTACATGGAAAGTACAACACTTTGTTTGGTGGCTATCCCTCCAAAAACTGGACTTCAACTGAAAGACAAACAAAAGAAGATGCTAATGCTTTCTTGTTTTACAAGGATAAAACTCAATGGGCAAAATGCGAATTTCTGCcagttaaaaaatgcaaaaaacatAAAGCCATAACATGTGATGCACTCTTTTGTCCAACATTTGGCGGAGTCTCTAAGAAAAAATACGACCTTCAAGTATTAATAAAGGACAAGAATGCTCAGTCGAAACATTCATCTGAACGGGACGTTGAAA AAAGCGataaaacattaaagaaacaaattaCTGACATTCGAGGAATTAAAGAACGGAGTGGTCTCGACAGAGAGTTTGATCATCTGCTAAATGGCGAGTTACCAGAAGGTTATAAA